The Anaerolineae bacterium genome includes the window GAAAACCCCTACCGCTACGACCCGGTTGGCCCGGGCCGCAAACTCCTGGCCGCAATGGGCGGCCCCTCCCTGCTAGACCTGCTGAAGCAAGACCCCGACAACCTGCTGCTGCTCGTCACCGACGAGACCAGCGCCGCCGTGCCCTGGGAATACGCGGCCACAGCCGGCAGCAACTTTTTGGCCGTTGATTATGGCTTTTTGCGACTTTTGCCCGCCGCCAAAATTTCCCCGCCGCCCGCCGCCGGCCCCCTGAACCTGGTGGTCCTGGCCGCCGACCCCCTGCTGGACAGCGCCGGCCGGCCCCGCACCGGCTACAAATTGGATATTGAAACCGAACTGCGGGCCATTGGCCGCGTGCTGGGCCAGAGCGACAAAAGCCTGGTGGCCCGGCGCATCCCCCCCACCGCCCAGCACCTGCGCAGCGCCCTCAAACAGGGGCCGGCCATTTTGCACCTGAGCGCGCACGGCAACGTGATCAACATTAAAACCGAAGACGGCGCCATAATTCCCCAGGCCATCCTGGCCCTGGAAGATGATACCGGCCGGGAAGAGCCGCTGCGCGGGGACCACCTGTTGCGGCTGCCCCCCCGCGGCGTGCTCCGCCTGGTGCTCTTTAGCGCCTGCCACACCGCCGCCAGCGCCCTGGATGCCAGCCTGGCCCGGCAAATGGTCTTGGCCGGCACGCCCGCCGCCATTGGCATGCAGGGCGGTTTTCCCGACCCGCTCAGCGATGAATTGGCCGCCAATCTCTACGATTTTCTATTAGCCGGCTACAACCTGGCCGAAAGCCTGCGCCAGGCCCGCCACGCCATCAGCCCTGAGCCTCACGCCATTGGCCTGCCCGTGGCCTACGTGGCCCCCAACGGCTGGGCCGCCCTGCCCCTCCGGTCGGGCAGCCCGCAATTGGGCCCGCTCACCCGCCCTCATCCGGCCAGCCTGCCCCCGGTTCTGGAAGCCCCCCGCCCCTTTATGGGCCGCGAAACGGAACTGCACCAATTGGCCCGGCTCTTTCACCAAAAACCGGCCGTGGTTACCGTGGTGGGCAGCGGCGGAATTGGCAAAACCGCCTTGAGCGCGGCCTTTGCCGAGCGCTTTGGCTGGCTCTTTGCCGGCGGCGTGGTGGGCCTCAGCCTGGCCAACCGCCCCAGCCTTAACCCCGAAACCCTGTTCGGCGAGCTGTTGGAGCGCGTCACCGCCGGCCAACTTTCCCCGGATGTTTTTGTCAAGCGAAAACAGCCCCATTTGATAAGCGGATGTAGCACCACCTGGTTAATTTAGAGGTTTCAGTGTTAATTGAAAAC containing:
- a CDS encoding CHAT domain-containing protein, which produces MAVELTLSHHEGNIIAAYQGRPLTDPTPLANLPRITDKENPYRYDPVGPGRKLLAAMGGPSLLDLLKQDPDNLLLLVTDETSAAVPWEYAATAGSNFLAVDYGFLRLLPAAKISPPPAAGPLNLVVLAADPLLDSAGRPRTGYKLDIETELRAIGRVLGQSDKSLVARRIPPTAQHLRSALKQGPAILHLSAHGNVINIKTEDGAIIPQAILALEDDTGREEPLRGDHLLRLPPRGVLRLVLFSACHTAASALDASLARQMVLAGTPAAIGMQGGFPDPLSDELAANLYDFLLAGYNLAESLRQARHAISPEPHAIGLPVAYVAPNGWAALPLRSGSPQLGPLTRPHPASLPPVLEAPRPFMGRETELHQLARLFHQKPAVVTVVGSGGIGKTALSAAFAERFGWLFAGGVVGLSLANRPSLNPETLFGELLERVTAGQLSPDVFVKRKQPHLISGCSTTWLI